In a genomic window of Mycolicibacterium neoaurum VKM Ac-1815D:
- a CDS encoding histidine phosphatase family protein, whose product MSEVVRLTLVSHGMTEAMAAGRFPADEPLNAIGARQVADLADAEPGVLCCAPELRAGQTAQALGGPATIEPALADLDCGRWRGMSLQDVDPAGLASWLTDPTAAPHGGESIAALCDRVRHWLDGVAAGGGRHTAVTHPAVIRAVILTALNAAPTSFWRVDIAPAARVTLHFRGAWTLRL is encoded by the coding sequence GTGAGTGAGGTCGTCCGGCTGACCCTCGTCTCCCACGGCATGACCGAGGCGATGGCAGCCGGACGATTCCCCGCCGACGAACCCCTCAACGCGATCGGCGCCCGCCAGGTCGCCGATCTCGCGGACGCCGAACCCGGCGTGCTGTGCTGCGCCCCCGAGCTGCGGGCCGGCCAGACCGCGCAGGCGCTGGGCGGACCGGCGACCATCGAACCCGCGCTAGCCGACCTCGACTGCGGTCGGTGGCGGGGGATGTCACTGCAGGATGTGGACCCCGCCGGGCTGGCGAGCTGGCTGACGGACCCGACGGCGGCTCCGCACGGCGGCGAGTCGATCGCCGCACTGTGCGACCGGGTGCGTCACTGGCTCGACGGTGTGGCCGCGGGCGGTGGCCGGCACACCGCGGTCACCCATCCCGCCGTCATCAGGGCCGTCATCCTGACCGCGCTGAACGCGGCACCGACATCCTTCTGGCGCGTCGATATCGCGCCGGCGGCCCGCGTTACCTTGCACTTCCGCGGCGCCTGGACGCTGCGGCTGTGA
- a CDS encoding CbtA family protein, which translates to MEKAIIGRGLLAGALGGVLAFVWSWIFIEPVIDRAIEFEDGVSAAHQAIEHGGHAHEHGAEGGIEITRTVQSTIGLGFGLVAFSVAMGALLAVLFCVAYGRIAALSARATAVLLAGGMLIALWIVPALKYPPNPPAVSLDETIQQRTLLYLLMTVLSAALLVGAVLAGRRLADRFGAWNAALIGGAGYLVAIAVVFLIMPTIAETPGPIRDDAGVIIFGAFPADDLYQFRLYSLGTQLVMWTTIGLVFAALVSRLLENKREFVAA; encoded by the coding sequence ATGGAAAAGGCAATCATCGGGCGCGGCCTCCTGGCCGGCGCCCTCGGCGGCGTACTCGCGTTCGTCTGGTCCTGGATCTTCATCGAGCCGGTCATCGACCGTGCCATCGAGTTCGAGGACGGCGTCAGCGCCGCACATCAGGCGATCGAGCACGGCGGACACGCCCATGAGCACGGTGCCGAAGGTGGCATCGAGATCACCCGGACCGTCCAGTCCACGATCGGGTTGGGCTTCGGGCTGGTCGCGTTCAGCGTGGCGATGGGCGCGCTGCTGGCGGTCCTGTTCTGTGTCGCGTACGGACGGATCGCCGCGCTGTCGGCCAGGGCCACGGCCGTCCTGCTGGCCGGCGGCATGCTGATCGCGTTGTGGATCGTGCCGGCGCTGAAGTACCCGCCGAACCCGCCGGCGGTCAGCCTGGACGAGACGATCCAACAGCGCACCCTGTTGTACCTGCTGATGACCGTGCTGTCGGCAGCGCTGCTGGTGGGCGCGGTGCTGGCGGGGCGGCGGCTGGCCGACAGGTTCGGTGCCTGGAATGCCGCGCTGATCGGCGGTGCCGGGTACCTGGTGGCGATCGCCGTGGTGTTCCTGATCATGCCGACCATCGCCGAGACTCCCGGCCCGATCCGCGATGACGCTGGCGTGATCATCTTCGGTGCGTTCCCCGCCGACGATCTCTACCAGTTCCGGCTCTACTCGCTGGGCACGCAGCTGGTGATGTGGACGACGATCGGTCTGGTGTTCGCCGCACTGGTGTCGCGGCTCCTGGAGAACAAGCGCGAGTTCGTCGCGGCGTGA
- a CDS encoding adenine glycosylase: MPQPEYGIDPGELLAWFDTAERDLPWRRPEVTAWQILVSEFMLQQTPVNRVEPIWLDWIARWPTPSATAAASAADVLRAWGKLGYPRRAKRLHECAAVVAAEHGDVVPADVETLLGLPGVGTYTARAIACFAYRQRVPVVDTNVRRVVARVVHGVAETPARAGDLAEVAALLPEGLAAPRFSAALMELGAIVCTARNPRCGICPLSACRWKSAGYPPASTPARRVQRYAGTDRQVRGRLLDVLRAGTGPVTRAQLDVAWLTDTAQRDRALDSLLTDGLVEQTSTGLFALAGEGDDAGEGRAR; the protein is encoded by the coding sequence ATGCCCCAGCCCGAATACGGCATCGACCCCGGCGAGCTTCTGGCGTGGTTCGACACCGCCGAGCGCGACCTGCCGTGGCGACGACCGGAGGTCACCGCCTGGCAGATTCTGGTCAGCGAGTTCATGCTCCAGCAGACCCCGGTGAACCGGGTCGAACCGATCTGGCTGGACTGGATTGCGCGGTGGCCGACACCATCGGCCACCGCTGCCGCTTCGGCCGCCGATGTGCTGCGCGCCTGGGGCAAGCTCGGTTATCCGCGCCGCGCCAAGCGGTTACACGAGTGTGCGGCGGTCGTCGCGGCCGAACACGGTGACGTGGTGCCCGCCGATGTCGAGACCCTGCTCGGCCTGCCCGGCGTCGGCACCTACACCGCGCGGGCCATCGCCTGCTTCGCCTACCGCCAACGGGTTCCCGTCGTCGACACCAATGTGCGCCGGGTGGTGGCCAGGGTGGTGCATGGCGTCGCCGAGACCCCAGCCCGGGCCGGCGACCTCGCCGAGGTGGCTGCACTGCTCCCCGAAGGCCTTGCCGCCCCGCGTTTTTCGGCCGCACTGATGGAACTCGGCGCGATCGTGTGCACGGCCCGCAACCCCCGCTGTGGGATCTGCCCGTTAAGCGCGTGTCGGTGGAAGTCGGCCGGCTACCCGCCGGCGAGCACCCCGGCCCGCCGGGTCCAGCGCTATGCCGGGACCGACCGTCAGGTCCGCGGCAGGCTGCTCGACGTGCTGCGGGCAGGCACCGGACCGGTCACCAGGGCCCAGCTCGACGTCGCATGGCTGACCGATACCGCCCAGCGTGACCGGGCGCTGGATTCGCTGCTGACCGACGGTCTCGTGGAGCAGACCTCGACGGGGCTGTTCGCCCTGGCCGGCGAAGGTGACGATGCGGGTGAGGGACGAGCCCGCTGA
- a CDS encoding carbonic anhydrase, producing the protein MPNSNPISAWKALKEGNERFVAGRPEHPSQGIEDRARLTEAQTPTAVLFGCGDSRVAAELIFDQGLGDMFVVRTAGHVIDTAVLGSIEYAVAVLNVPLIAVLGHDSCGAVKATLNALDAGEIPGGYIRDIVERVMPSILAGRRDGLGRVDEFEARHVEETAAQLMARSTVIADQVRSGDLAIVGLTYHLSDGRVQLRTHLGDIGEE; encoded by the coding sequence ATGCCGAACTCGAATCCGATCTCCGCGTGGAAGGCACTCAAGGAGGGTAACGAGCGCTTCGTCGCGGGTCGGCCCGAGCATCCCAGCCAGGGGATCGAAGACCGGGCACGCCTGACCGAGGCGCAGACACCCACCGCGGTGCTGTTCGGGTGTGGCGACAGCCGGGTTGCCGCCGAGCTGATCTTCGACCAGGGCCTCGGCGACATGTTCGTGGTGCGTACCGCGGGCCATGTCATCGACACCGCCGTCCTGGGCTCGATCGAGTACGCCGTCGCGGTGCTCAACGTGCCGCTGATCGCGGTGCTCGGCCATGACAGCTGCGGTGCGGTGAAGGCCACCCTCAACGCCCTGGACGCCGGGGAGATCCCGGGCGGTTACATCCGCGACATCGTCGAACGCGTGATGCCCTCCATCCTGGCGGGCCGCCGGGACGGCCTCGGCCGGGTCGACGAGTTCGAGGCACGCCATGTCGAGGAGACCGCCGCGCAGTTGATGGCCCGCTCCACCGTGATCGCCGATCAGGTGCGCTCCGGTGACCTGGCGATCGTCGGCCTGACCTATCACCTCTCCGACGGCCGCGTCCAGCTGCGCACCCACCTCGGAGACATCGGCGAGGAGTGA
- the mhuD gene encoding mycobilin-forming heme oxygenase MhuD yields MPVVKINAIEVPADAGPELEKRFAHRAHAVDNQPGFLGFQLLRPVKGEDRYFVVTQWESEEAFQAWASGPAVEAHAGQQTKPVATGASLLEFEVVLDVAGTGK; encoded by the coding sequence ATGCCCGTCGTGAAGATCAACGCCATCGAGGTCCCGGCCGACGCAGGCCCGGAACTGGAGAAGCGGTTCGCCCACCGCGCCCACGCCGTCGACAACCAGCCCGGCTTCCTCGGCTTCCAGCTGCTGCGCCCGGTCAAGGGCGAGGATCGCTACTTCGTGGTGACCCAGTGGGAGTCCGAAGAGGCCTTCCAGGCCTGGGCCAGTGGCCCGGCCGTCGAGGCGCACGCCGGACAGCAGACCAAGCCCGTCGCCACCGGCGCGTCACTGCTGGAGTTCGAGGTTGTGTTGGACGTTGCGGGGACCGGTAAGTAA
- a CDS encoding GlxA family transcriptional regulator, producing the protein MAISSVSVLVLDGLAIFEFGVICEVFGIDRSADGVPNFDFKVCGPRAGEPVRTSVGATLTPDHGLDDLIGADLVAIPAIAGSDYLPEALAAVRRAVESGSTVLTVCSGAFLAGAAGLLDGRPCTTHWMHADDLAAANPTARVDRNVLFVDDGNLITSAGTAAGIDACLHLVRRELGAEVTNKIARRMVVPPQRDGGQRQYIDQPIPVRYSEGFAPQLDWMLANLDKQHTVAALAARANMSARTFARRFVDETGRTPMQWITDQRVLYARRLLEETDLDIDRVADRCGFGTATLLRHHFRRIIGVTPSDYRRRFSCDDACEQSA; encoded by the coding sequence ATGGCGATATCGAGCGTATCGGTGCTGGTGCTGGATGGTCTAGCGATTTTCGAGTTCGGCGTGATCTGCGAGGTCTTCGGCATCGACCGCTCCGCCGACGGCGTCCCCAACTTCGACTTCAAGGTGTGCGGCCCCCGTGCCGGCGAGCCGGTCCGCACCTCGGTGGGTGCGACCCTCACCCCCGATCACGGGCTCGATGATCTGATCGGTGCCGACCTGGTCGCCATCCCGGCGATCGCCGGGTCCGACTATCTGCCAGAGGCGCTGGCCGCGGTGCGACGGGCCGTCGAATCCGGGTCGACCGTCCTGACGGTGTGTTCGGGGGCGTTCCTGGCCGGTGCTGCCGGTCTACTCGACGGCAGGCCGTGCACCACGCACTGGATGCACGCCGACGACCTGGCCGCCGCCAACCCCACCGCTCGGGTGGACCGCAACGTGCTGTTCGTCGACGACGGGAACCTGATCACCAGCGCGGGCACCGCCGCAGGCATCGATGCCTGCCTGCATCTGGTGCGCCGGGAGCTGGGTGCGGAGGTGACCAACAAGATCGCCCGCCGGATGGTCGTCCCCCCGCAGCGCGATGGCGGGCAGCGCCAGTACATCGACCAGCCGATCCCGGTTCGCTACTCCGAAGGGTTTGCCCCGCAGCTGGATTGGATGTTGGCAAACCTCGACAAGCAACACACGGTGGCGGCGCTGGCGGCACGGGCCAACATGTCGGCGCGCACCTTCGCCCGCCGGTTCGTCGACGAGACCGGACGCACCCCCATGCAGTGGATCACCGACCAACGGGTGCTCTACGCCCGGCGTCTGCTCGAGGAGACCGACCTCGACATCGACCGCGTCGCCGACCGATGCGGATTCGGTACCGCGACGCTGTTGCGCCACCACTTCCGCCGCATCATCGGGGTCACCCCGTCGGACTACCGACGCCGGTTCTCCTGCGACGACGCGTGCGAGCAGAGCGCCTAG
- the radA gene encoding DNA repair protein RadA yields MASKVRSQYRCSECHHVTPKWVGRCSDCGTWGTVDEVVALSALSGGSARRAVTPSSPAVPITSIDPGVTRHLPTGVDELDRVLGGGLVPGSVSLLAGDPGIGKSTLLLEVAHRWARSGRRALYLSGEESAGQIRLRAERTGCTHDEMYLAAESDLQTALGHIEHVRPTLVVVDSVQTMSSAESDGVTGGVTQVRAVTTALTSYAKSAGPDGVALLLVGHVTKEGAIAGPRSLEHLVDVVLHFEGDRSSALRMVRGVKNRFGAADEVGCFLMHDNGIECVADPSGLFRDQRPAPVSGTAVTVTLDGKRPLIGEVQALIGAEKTGSPRRAVSGIDSARAAMITAVLEKRSKLPLGQHDIYVSTVGGMRLTDPSSDLAVAMAIASAYTDIAMPATAIAIGEVGLAGDLRRVNGMDRRLAEAARLGFTHAVVPPGVKDVPAGLTLTVADDIGTALRRLRSIDHNGSRSEEERWR; encoded by the coding sequence GTGGCTTCGAAAGTACGTTCGCAATACCGATGCTCGGAATGTCATCACGTCACGCCCAAATGGGTGGGGCGATGCTCTGATTGCGGCACCTGGGGAACGGTCGACGAAGTCGTCGCACTCAGTGCGCTGAGCGGCGGATCCGCCCGCCGTGCAGTCACACCGTCCTCGCCCGCCGTGCCCATCACCTCGATCGATCCCGGTGTCACCCGGCACCTGCCCACCGGTGTCGACGAGCTGGACCGCGTCCTCGGCGGCGGTCTGGTGCCCGGGTCGGTATCCCTGCTCGCAGGCGATCCGGGGATCGGGAAGTCCACGTTGCTGCTGGAGGTCGCCCATCGCTGGGCCCGCAGCGGCAGGCGCGCGCTGTACCTGTCCGGGGAGGAATCCGCCGGACAGATCAGGCTGCGCGCCGAGCGCACCGGCTGCACCCACGACGAGATGTACCTGGCCGCCGAGTCCGATCTGCAGACCGCGCTCGGTCATATCGAGCACGTGCGGCCCACCCTGGTCGTGGTCGACTCGGTACAGACGATGTCCAGTGCCGAGTCCGACGGTGTCACCGGGGGTGTCACCCAGGTCCGCGCCGTGACGACCGCGCTCACCTCGTACGCCAAGTCGGCCGGTCCCGACGGTGTCGCGCTGCTGTTGGTCGGTCACGTCACCAAGGAGGGTGCCATCGCGGGACCGCGCTCGCTGGAACATCTCGTCGATGTGGTGCTGCACTTCGAAGGTGATCGGAGCTCGGCACTGCGGATGGTGCGCGGGGTGAAGAACAGGTTCGGCGCGGCTGATGAGGTGGGCTGTTTCCTCATGCACGACAACGGGATCGAATGCGTCGCCGACCCGTCCGGGTTGTTCCGCGACCAGCGGCCTGCGCCGGTGTCGGGCACCGCGGTGACGGTCACCCTGGACGGTAAGCGGCCGCTGATCGGTGAGGTGCAGGCGCTCATCGGCGCCGAGAAGACCGGCAGTCCGCGGCGCGCGGTCAGCGGTATCGACTCCGCCCGCGCCGCGATGATCACCGCCGTGCTGGAGAAACGTTCCAAGCTGCCGCTCGGCCAGCACGACATCTACGTCTCCACCGTCGGCGGCATGCGACTGACCGACCCGTCATCGGATCTGGCGGTGGCCATGGCCATCGCATCGGCCTATACCGATATCGCGATGCCTGCCACCGCGATCGCCATCGGTGAGGTCGGACTTGCCGGAGATCTGCGCCGGGTGAACGGGATGGACCGCAGGCTCGCCGAGGCCGCCCGGCTCGGCTTCACCCACGCCGTCGTGCCGCCCGGGGTCAAGGACGTGCCCGCCGGTCTGACCTTGACGGTCGCCGACGACATCGGGACGGCATTGCGGCGGTTGCGCTCGATCGACCACAATGGCTCCCGATCCGAGGAGGAGCGATGGCGGTGA
- a CDS encoding alpha/beta fold hydrolase has product MRTELLTARGGAGDPLVLVHGLMGRGSTWSRQLPWLTELGAVYTYDAPWHRGRDVDDPHPISTERFVQDLADAVAVLGAPVTLIGHSMGGLHSWCLAAERPDLVAAVVVEDMAPDFRGRTTGPWEPWVQALPVEFETAEQVYREFGPVAGQYFLEAFDRTATGWRLHGHVERWIEIAGQWGMRDYWQQWETVRAPVLLLEAEGTVAPPGQMRRMHETGYRTTYRAVPGAGHLIHDDAPEVYREAVEGFLAALARGA; this is encoded by the coding sequence ATGCGGACCGAACTTCTGACTGCGCGCGGTGGCGCCGGGGACCCGCTGGTTCTGGTGCACGGCCTGATGGGCAGGGGTAGTACCTGGTCGCGGCAGCTGCCGTGGCTGACCGAACTGGGTGCGGTCTACACCTATGACGCCCCGTGGCACCGCGGCCGCGATGTCGATGATCCGCACCCGATCAGCACCGAGCGGTTCGTGCAGGATCTGGCCGACGCGGTGGCCGTGTTGGGCGCTCCGGTGACGCTGATCGGCCATTCGATGGGCGGTCTGCACTCGTGGTGTCTGGCCGCCGAACGCCCGGATCTGGTGGCCGCCGTGGTGGTCGAGGACATGGCCCCGGACTTCCGCGGCCGCACCACCGGGCCATGGGAACCGTGGGTGCAGGCGCTGCCGGTGGAGTTCGAGACCGCCGAGCAGGTCTATCGGGAGTTCGGACCGGTGGCCGGGCAGTACTTCTTGGAGGCGTTCGACCGCACGGCGACGGGGTGGCGGTTGCACGGGCATGTCGAACGCTGGATCGAGATCGCCGGCCAGTGGGGCATGCGTGACTACTGGCAGCAGTGGGAGACGGTGCGGGCACCGGTGCTGCTCCTGGAGGCCGAGGGCACCGTCGCGCCGCCTGGTCAGATGCGTCGGATGCACGAAACCGGTTATCGGACAACGTATCGTGCGGTTCCAGGGGCCGGTCATCTGATCCACGACGATGCGCCGGAGGTCTATCGCGAGGCCGTCGAGGGATTCTTAGCGGCGCTCGCCCGAGGCGCTTGA
- a CDS encoding CbtB domain-containing protein — MTSAETPRAGTRAVDLSAASAVAWLSLTAFFALLVLYFVGMDQGATSVFGANTVIHEFVHDARHLLGFPCH, encoded by the coding sequence ATGACTTCTGCTGAAACCCCCAGGGCCGGTACACGTGCGGTGGACCTGTCCGCCGCGAGCGCGGTGGCCTGGCTGTCGCTGACGGCATTCTTCGCCCTGCTGGTGCTCTACTTCGTCGGTATGGATCAGGGCGCCACCTCCGTGTTCGGCGCCAACACCGTCATCCACGAGTTCGTGCATGACGCCCGCCATCTGCTCGGCTTCCCCTGCCACTAG
- the disA gene encoding DNA integrity scanning diadenylate cyclase DisA: protein MAVTSRGNRNVVHLARPTMRETLGRLAPGTALRDGLERILRGRTGALIVLGYDDSVEAICDGGFSLDVLYAPTRLRELSKMDGAVVLSTDGSRILRANVQLVPDASIPTDESGTRHRSAERTAVQTGFPVISVSHSMSIVTVYAAGERHVVPDTPTILSRANQTIATLERYKSRLDEVNRQLSTAEIEDFVTLRDVMTVAQRLEMVRRISLEIDADVVELGTDGRQLKLQLEELVGDNDTARELIVRDYHANPDPPSAAQVSATLEELDALSDNELLDFTALARVFGYPTTLEAQDSAMSSRGYRAMAGIPRLQFAHVDLLVRSFGSLQGVLAASATDLQSVDGIGSMWARHIREGLSQLAESTIADQLS from the coding sequence ATGGCGGTGACATCCAGGGGCAACCGCAACGTGGTGCATCTGGCCCGTCCGACCATGCGCGAGACACTGGGTCGGTTGGCACCGGGTACCGCGCTGCGCGACGGTCTGGAACGCATTCTGCGGGGCCGTACGGGCGCGCTGATCGTGCTGGGCTACGACGACAGCGTCGAGGCCATCTGCGACGGCGGGTTCTCCCTCGACGTGTTGTACGCACCGACCAGGCTGCGCGAGCTGTCGAAGATGGACGGCGCCGTGGTGCTGTCCACCGACGGGAGCCGCATCCTGCGGGCCAACGTCCAACTCGTCCCTGACGCCTCCATCCCGACCGACGAGTCGGGCACCCGGCACCGTTCGGCCGAGCGCACCGCGGTGCAGACCGGGTTCCCGGTCATCTCGGTCAGCCACTCGATGAGCATCGTGACGGTGTACGCGGCCGGTGAGCGCCACGTCGTGCCCGACACCCCGACCATCCTCTCCCGGGCCAACCAGACCATTGCCACCCTGGAGCGGTACAAGTCCCGTCTCGACGAGGTGAACCGGCAGCTGTCCACCGCGGAGATCGAGGATTTCGTGACGCTGCGCGATGTCATGACGGTGGCCCAACGCCTGGAGATGGTGCGCCGGATCAGCCTGGAGATCGACGCCGACGTCGTCGAGCTCGGCACCGACGGCCGCCAACTCAAGCTGCAACTGGAGGAACTCGTCGGCGACAACGACACCGCTCGCGAGCTGATCGTGCGTGACTACCACGCCAATCCGGACCCACCGAGCGCGGCGCAGGTGAGCGCCACGCTCGAGGAGCTCGACGCACTCTCGGACAACGAACTGCTCGACTTCACCGCGCTGGCAAGGGTTTTCGGGTATCCCACCACGTTGGAGGCCCAAGACTCGGCGATGAGCTCACGCGGCTACCGGGCCATGGCCGGGATTCCGCGGTTGCAGTTCGCCCATGTCGACCTGCTGGTGCGCTCGTTCGGATCGCTGCAGGGCGTTCTGGCAGCCAGCGCCACCGATCTGCAGTCGGTCGACGGCATCGGTTCGATGTGGGCGCGCCACATCCGCGAGGGCCTGTCCCAGCTGGCCGAGTCGACGATCGCCGACCAGCTGAGCTGA
- a CDS encoding serine hydrolase, with protein sequence MRGPVSNAPRRVIALTALAAAVAVIGSGCTHTGPPVAEAAYGMHIETNTPQGLRAKQLLDMVNSDWPIGVVPVATLAAPQQVEFVAGAMDRLWADRPITVTALSLGAGEATLHVRNSYNVAQKIEMRTGDGGLVDRFEVTVDQPKITQWSDIDTEIQKSGATYAYQVSKVSDGRCDTVAGTDVDTAMPLASIFKLYVLLALAEAVNAGTVGWDEQLTITKEDKAVGSAGFNDLDPGSRVTVKAAAQQMISASDNMATDMLMARLGPGAVERALVAAGHHDPSSMTPFPTAHQLFSIGWGKPDVREEWKSASPQRRAAMLARTGTLPYEPDPMLTRVPASPYGIEWYGTPMDICRVHAALQAAATGAAAPVRDILSATPGIELDKARWRYVGAKGGNLPGDLSFSWYAEDRTGQGWVVSYQLNWPEYRSLTAATWLLSIATQSFGLIPN encoded by the coding sequence TTGCGGGGACCGGTAAGTAACGCGCCGCGGCGCGTAATCGCTCTCACCGCGCTGGCCGCCGCTGTGGCCGTGATCGGTTCCGGCTGCACACATACCGGGCCGCCGGTGGCCGAGGCCGCCTACGGCATGCACATCGAGACCAACACCCCGCAGGGGCTGCGCGCCAAGCAACTGCTGGACATGGTCAATTCCGACTGGCCGATCGGTGTGGTGCCCGTCGCGACGCTTGCCGCCCCGCAGCAGGTCGAGTTCGTCGCCGGCGCGATGGATCGACTGTGGGCGGACCGCCCCATCACCGTCACCGCGCTGTCCCTCGGTGCCGGTGAAGCCACCCTGCATGTGCGCAACTCTTACAACGTCGCGCAGAAGATCGAGATGCGCACCGGCGACGGCGGCCTGGTCGACCGGTTCGAGGTCACCGTCGATCAACCCAAGATCACCCAGTGGTCCGATATCGACACCGAGATCCAGAAGTCCGGCGCCACCTACGCCTACCAGGTGTCCAAGGTGTCCGACGGCAGGTGTGACACGGTGGCGGGAACCGATGTCGACACCGCGATGCCGTTGGCATCGATCTTCAAGCTCTACGTCCTACTGGCGCTGGCCGAGGCCGTCAACGCGGGCACCGTCGGCTGGGACGAGCAGCTGACCATCACCAAAGAGGACAAGGCCGTCGGCTCGGCGGGCTTCAACGACCTGGACCCGGGATCCCGAGTAACGGTCAAGGCCGCTGCCCAGCAGATGATCTCGGCCAGCGACAACATGGCCACCGATATGTTGATGGCGCGCCTGGGGCCCGGCGCGGTGGAACGGGCGCTGGTCGCGGCCGGACATCACGACCCGTCGTCGATGACCCCGTTTCCCACGGCGCACCAACTGTTCTCGATCGGGTGGGGCAAACCGGACGTCCGCGAGGAGTGGAAGAGCGCGTCACCGCAACGGCGTGCCGCCATGCTGGCCCGTACCGGAACGTTGCCCTATGAACCGGATCCGATGCTGACCCGCGTCCCGGCATCGCCATACGGCATCGAGTGGTACGGCACGCCGATGGACATCTGTCGGGTGCACGCCGCACTGCAGGCCGCGGCCACCGGGGCGGCGGCACCCGTGCGCGACATCCTCTCGGCCACCCCCGGCATCGAACTGGACAAGGCGCGATGGCGTTATGTCGGGGCCAAGGGCGGCAACCTGCCGGGCGATCTGAGCTTCAGTTGGTACGCCGAGGACCGCACCGGACAGGGCTGGGTGGTCAGCTACCAGTTGAACTGGCCGGAGTACCGCAGCCTGACCGCGGCCACCTGGCTGCTGTCGATCGCGACCCAGTCATTCGGGCTGATCCCGAACTGA